TGATGCACCATCAAAAGCTCCACCAGCTAAAATGTTGGCACCAACAATGAAGCCAATTGCAATTGGTGCAATGATTCCAATGTTCCCTTTCTTTGGATCTACTGCTGTGGCATACACAGTGTACACTAGGCCAAATGTCATCACTATCTCAAACACAACTGCATTCCATGAAGATACCCCTGATGATAAGGCAAATGCTGATGTTTCCTGTAGTGAACAAACCACAATCAGAATTGGTTAAACTGTCATGAATTACCAACTTTGCATCAAGCCCTTAAAAAGGGacatttcatatatttcatcttcagtttgaataaaaataaacttgttGGTTAGGgaacatgtttcatttttctaaaGGTGTGAAAAAGAGTGGTCATGCTTCTGTCCCAAATGTAATGAAATTTAGCAGGACAAAATATCTTCAAGTTGTTAAGTAAATTATGGACAAATGGTTTCATACCAATCCACCAGTGGAGAATTTAAGGAGCAAGCAAGCAACAACAGATCCGAGCAACTGAGCAATCCAATACAAAATCCCTCTTAAAAGAGTAATGTGTCCTCCAATAAATGCACCAAAAGTGACAGCAGGATTTACATGGCCACCAGAAATATTTGCACCAACCGAAACAGCCACAAAAAGTGCAAATGCATGAGACAGAGATGCAGCTACTAGGCCTGACGGTGTTGTTGACCCACCATCGGTTAGCTTGTCTGCCAAATAAAAAACATCAAACCACCATTGGTACCCTTCTTAATTTTATGCCAGGATTCTCAAGAACAATTTATATAAACAATATTGATTGGTATAGATACAGGTATATAGTGTGTTAGTACTGGTATCTTACTAAAAGCCATGCCGGATCCTTCACCAGCGAATACGAATATGATCATAGAAAAAAATTCTGCTAATGCCGCCCTGAGAGCATCAGGTTGGCTAGCTTCCCCTGGATTTCCAACTGCAATTCTGCTGATTGgcatttttggtagaatttgaGCTTCTTCAGATGTCGTTGCTGCCCAGAAGcttttcttgctttttctGTTATTTGTATAGCTCAGTGAGGAGTGAGTCTAGTTCCctcctttatatatatatcagaaATAACGGCTGAGGAACCGGTATAATCGGTACCCTGGAAATAGAATTGAGCAATTAAGTCACATGTCGGTGACTTTACAGCTTGTGAAAGGGATTTCTAGCTATCAAATGGCGACACGTGTGTGGTGGAGATTGAACTCAGCCTCGGCTTAATCGGCAAGAACGAGGAGATGATTTAGTACATTGCCGACCAAAGAAAGGAGGGGCGGGTCCCCCTTGTATTTACGTGACGTGGCGGTCTATTATGCGAGATGGGCGGCGAGTTTCTTTGGTTGAGAAATGGACCGACGCTTGAATGAGTTTTGAATAATGAATATTcaaactatataaaaagaagaaaaaaaatgtgtTTCATTATTTGTAGGGTTTGCGGTGGGGCCACTAAAGGGAAGCTTTTGGGTAGGCTCTTGTGGGGCCCATTTATGATGGACCTATTTAATCACGTGGACGGTTACCTAGTGGACtatcataaaattatgatGATCTTGTGGTGGAAAACATGCCTATCATTGATTTGTGTCTTTTATGATAACAACATCAATAAcacataaacaaaaataattaatgatttaatctaccaaatataaaaataaacatttatctaaaaataaaattgactaaaagaatataataattttcatatttattaatgagttcctaacatataaatatatagtttatAGTTTGTTGcacttaaatatttaaactgcAAAGGATTAGTTAATAAGCTAATAAATTcagtaaaaaattattattattacttaaatAGTTTAATGGGTTCATGTCTCTCAATTATAAGTAGAtggaatattaaattttatcatatttttttcgtctgcaattaaaaaagaaaaacaaaaatatttaataaattttaattattataaataaattaaaattaccttatataatttattacacATATTtcaacataataataaatttaaaaaaaaattaatatatattaaatatataaaattgagattctttttttttttttttaaattatacgAGAAGTAGTTTCATAAATACTTGGTGATCttataaaatgattttgaGCAGAGTTCTTGGATCTCACAAggagggaaaaaagaaaagggatgtTGGACCTTTTTGACACGGCAATATGCTAATTATTGCAAGAAGAagccaaaaataataaagatgtTAAAGGGGAGACACTATAATTTGTTTACTTATCAAAAAATTGTgtcagtttttttttaaatgtaaataaaaaataaaaaataaaattttgtgcttatttttaataaaaataaaaaatagactttttatatttttaaaattttatccataaaaatattatgcaCTAAATTACAAGTAAGCAATTGAATTAGGTGAAGATTAAGTGGTACATCCATCATCTTAAACTATACATATCAAACTAAATTACTAGTAACCAATTGAATTAGGTGAATTTTAGtgaaattttactatttttataatgaaaaataaataaaagaattatcatattattatttttttctatctaGTTTATGccttttaaagttttaataaaaccagaaaaattagtttattgtCGCActcaaattatatttcttaatttattaactctatatttaaaatttgtgatTGGCTCTAAGAAAAATGATCCTTAAATTCagtttttttaagaaaataatttgaatttctgaatttcttcttgtatgtatttggatttttttttttattctttttaaatatagagatttaaattttgaagtaaTACCTCGAGGGCGACAGAGATATCATTTTTCCGAGAGAGGGATTGTGGTCATCAAATGAACAAAAACATTAACTGCAAATAAGCTCTCATTTTCAAGCGATCACTTGTGGCAAATTTGTTGTCTTTTCTCTTGATTGAGTTTATAATGTGATaaattatgtgtaattttttttttaaaatatctcaaaattaataaaaaaatattatttttattatctaattttttaaagtactatttttaaaatttacagtaggattatttttttattgttttatctaaaaacaactaaaattgtaatttttaaaaaaataaaaaaaattgtatttttaatattttaaaacagtaaaaattagaaaaattaaaaacactgtaaatctaataaaaattaaaaacaagtattttttatattttttctaaattaaatccAAGGGAAAgtattcaaattaattttcttttaaagcaGGCAAAGGGCAacatctttttcttattattggaCCGACCTCTTATTGTAGTACATAGAGACTCTGATTCTGTTGCATCATCTCATAACTTCCTACCGACAAAAGCCCAATTAGCTTCGGCAATTTTTGTTGGGCTATGGAAATAAGAACAAACAAAAACTCATTTCACATTCCTGTAAAATTCAGAGGGAATGGTGTTCATAGTATgctttattcttattattattattattatttgtatttttatttattgggtTCAATCAATTTGAAGTGGATGCTTGATTAATAGTGAAATTATaggatttctctttttgttttcattattattcCTATAATATATGATATGTGAAGACTTGAATTCTAAAGTCTTAATTATCTACATAAGTTAACACTATCagttaaatttatgaaattaattgtatataaataaaattctgttaaaataaataagaatttccaaaattaatatatcttcataaaatcaataaattctttttagttttatcattttattttaaaataagtaaatactaTGTGGTTTTAccaatttatgattttaaatatgtttcttttttaaatatatatagttacAAATTGTGATAAAAGAAagtattttattgttaaaagatTTTGATACACAATAATTTAACTATCTTTATTTcgattagttattattattatgttgctCATGTTTGGCAAGGTAGTTTAGAGCTTAACAACTACTAATTTCTCTATTTAACCGTCAAATTGATCTCATCAAGACAGTCAAACAAtgaatactaaaaattattaaactctAGATTTATGTTATCAAGCATGagtaatataataatgatggtCGATcgtaataaaaatagttaaattttacaaatcgAGACTTTTTTATAGCGATATACTTTTTCTTGTAACGATTGTAATGACAATATTTCCTATTGTCCGAAAAGaacacatatttaaaattataaaacagtAAAACcacattatatttatttatacttatccctttattttattatttctgctatcttgttttcatatttattataagaaatttcTTATCATAACTTACTCCAACacaatattcattttatttaaattataaatattatttaacacCCTCTTGCATAAAAAGAAGTAGacctaaaaataatttcaattttaacttGTGATAGTTTCTAGAGGTTTCCCTATTCCACCACATGTTTTCATCAGaaatataaagtttaaataaGTGAAGGCAAGACTACCCAAATCTAACAAGAGTCCCCTTTGCAGCTCCATGttagaataaattttgttaaatGGCTACATGTTCACAGCTACACAAAAGTATGTACAGAAGCAACATCTAAAGAAGCATCACAAAACTATTTATCCATATCAATGGTTAAAACAGTAACAAGTAAATGCAAATTACTTCCTAATGGTAAATCTTTTTCCTAATCTCTTGCACATGGCCTCTCACAAATTCAATCCTGCTCGTGATCGTCAGCTTTGCAAATTAAccttaagaaaaagaaaatctaaactTGCCAAATTAGTATTCCTGCCCAAATACAGCAACTCAGGAGAAAAGCCAGTCCAGTAAATCTTCATAGTTATTACCAGCAGGAACAGTTTGGTAAGTGATATCCGATGAGCTGAAATTAGCCCAGTCCCAATTCTCATCTTGTCCTGAATTGGTCTTTCcatcaataattttataccCATTTACACAACCAGAGTTGTGTACGTGATCAGTGATTATGTTGCTGTCAACCTGCTTGCCCTTCATCCCTGGAAAGGAGAAGTTAACAATTCATCATAATCACAATGAAGACGAGCAGTAGTGACATATTGCAAGACAAGCAGGCGATTATTTGTGAAGGTACTAAATGATCAATGATTATGCATGAATTCTTGCTAATTGATCAATGACCCACAAAATTTTGAAACCAACAGTTTGATTAAACAGGATCATTGTACCCTAATCAAGAAACAaaggaattatatataaaagtacaatGGTCGCTAATTAATTGGAAAGATAAGGTAGTTACCACTGTAATGGATCCAAGATGTCGACTCTGGCAGCTCTAATAAATTGTTGCTCTTTTTGCCAATTGGAACATTCAATGGAAGAACACTAGTTCTATCAGAATTGTGCACAGAATCGGAGTCTTGAAGGGTCAATACATTGTTACTGTCAATTTTGGCAGTTGGAGAAGTATCACTGATGTTACAAGAGGAAATATAATCAGTTTGGTTTAGACTGCAAAACCCATTAGTAGTTATTAAGCTGGAATCATCAGCGATTTGAACAACCCCATCCCCaccattttcatttcttagaACGCAAGAAACTGAGTTATTAGCCCTACTCTTGGCCTCATCAACCAACTTCTCTAAAGCATTAACCACCGGTCGCAACTCCTCAATCGATTGGGAATTTTCAAAACACTCAAAAACAGAAGAAAACCCAGATGCTACATTCTCTAAATTCTTGTTTCTTTGAGTGCTGCTACTCTTAATATCTCTCTCTAAGCCTTTGATTTCATTCAAAAGAGAAAGTGCCCGTTGCTTAACTTTACCGTCACTGGCAATGGGAAGATGGTTTTCAAGAAAAGCATCAAGTATAACATCGACAGAAGGATGGCCAAAGGAGTAAACCTTTCGTGAACAAGGAGAGGAAACAAGAAGAGCAAGTTGAGCATCACAAAGCATGAACAGTTCTGCTGCTTTGTTAAAAAGGCCGTAACGTCTTTTAGTGAAACTAACAGATCTTTGCTTCTTAGTTTCTCGCTTCTTCATAGGAAGCTTTCTTGTTTTAGCCATTGCTGCTCTTTCTtccttgtttgttttctttccaAACAAATCCAGTTTCTGTTTGGAGTTGACAGTAGTGATATAGTATCCTTTTATAAGGGTCGGTTCCTCGCCGATCTACCCTTAAAAAACCTTTTCCAAGAAacttcccttttctttcccctTGCAGCCCTATAGGCCCGGAACTCCTATTGGTCGGCAGTAAATGAGAGAATCGAATCccatacttttaaaaaaaaaaaaaatagaaaatttcatAAGCAAGAATCTATCTGGGAATTccctattgataaatttaccttaattaattacaggtcaaatcattttctttgttttatttatgctTTTGTTACACGTTCTAGGTATGTTTTTATTGATGTGTTTGGTTGGTTGTGTGAGGTTTTTATGTTAGAAatccaaattttttatttaaatttgatatatatttttaattatacgttaaaataataaataaataaatatatttattaattttaaatgataaaatatatattaattatttaatactaaaatataaatatttatatgttagTGTAACTTTTCTACCTATAGTAATTCTAGATACAAATTTctcattataaatataatatttagattaGAATCCGGCGGAGTAGCTTTTGAAATTTctcattataaatataacaatcaGATTAGAATTTGGAGAAATAGCTTTTGAAttcataaactttcaaaattttagtgtttaaatttaattcaatcATTAACTTGGTTTTGTAAAAGGATGccatattttatatgattttatattttaaaacaatataTAATGTAATTGAGAGAAATGATCTTTAAGAATGATAATCTtttcaaacataaaattattaagaatataaataaataaataaatatatatatagagattCAATTATGTATTTTTGGAAGATAGTCATTAGATCATGTTAACTTTTGCATGCCCATCATTTTCTTGACATGATGTTAGTCCATCAAAAATTATGTTCTGACCCTTGTCTGTCCATCCCAGTATCCCACTAAACATGCTTTTTGAGTGTGTATTTATGCATGTTGTGTTAAAGATATGCATACAAAGGTCCCTCACTTTAGTCATTAGCCCATCCATAATATCTATGTGCTTTTGCTCTCTCCCCAGTACTTGGAAAAAAGGGTTTTCTATTAAAGAAATACTAGTTTCCAAAATCCCATCTTAAAATTGTCTTCTCCATGAAATAATTATCTGAAAATCTTTTGATGTTCATAGAAAAATACAAGGTATCCACATTGTTATCTTTGCTATATTTGATTTAGGTAAAAACAAATTTgatactttttaattaattaacttcaACTCAAACTGGgtattttataacttttaaagcCACCTgtaatactaattaaataaataatttagttttttttctgaaattttttaaatattttaatcataaaagaaaatatgtgaATCTATATTTCATATctttaagaataataagaattgaatgattaaaattaagtaattagaGTAGAAGTATATACAAAGTAAAACCTAAAATAGGAAAACAAATCTAATTAACTAGCCATGTGATCTTTAATTTAAAGGCTAGTACACTAGAAATAAGGCTAATTATAGAAACaacaaaaagtataaaaaCCCACATGTTATTCTTGTTGCATTAGTGCAATATAGCAGCCAAAGAATCTTatgttataaataaaacatcaCATTGCTATCATCAATCAAAAGAAACCAAAAattgttcaaagaaaaagacatgAATTCAGAAATAAACCAAAAGTATACCCAATTGATAACATTAacctaaaaggaaaaagaaatttttagacataaagaaaaagaaaaataataaagaaagaaaggaaaaaaaaaaaagaggaccCAAATGGACAGAGCAAATGCACTGGCAACACATAAAAAGCCCACACACAAACCTCTCAATGATGTCTGCTTCTTCTCTAGTTtgtgtctctctctctctttctataATATAGTCTTATGAAACCTTTTCCTTTATAACATTGCCATGGCCACACTAATCTCACCAGCCATTGCACTTTTTTTTGGTACACTTTCACCCAACTTACTATACAAAACAAAACCCACCCACACTGGTTACCTCTTTTGGCCAACTCAGCACAGCTGTAGTGCTGTGTAACACAGTTACCAACACATTACAAATACCCTTAATTTcttaatactaataaaattttatttaaatttatttaattttatactaattttcTATCAATAGAAAGAAATTGGCATAGT
The nucleotide sequence above comes from Ricinus communis isolate WT05 ecotype wild-type chromosome 6, ASM1957865v1, whole genome shotgun sequence. Encoded proteins:
- the LOC112536733 gene encoding MADS-box protein SVP → MAKTRKLPMKKRETKKQRSVSFTKRRYGLFNKAAELFMLCDAQLALLVSSPCSRKVYSFGHPSVDVILDAFLENHLPIASDGKVKQRALSLLNEIKGLERDIKSSSTQRNKNLENVASGFSSVFECFENSQSIEELRPVVNALEKLVDEAKSRANNSVSCVLRNENGGDGVVQIADDSSLITTNGFCSLNQTDYISSCNISDTSPTAKIDSNNVLTLQDSDSVHNSDRTSVLPLNVPIGKKSNNLLELPESTSWIHYSGMKGKQVDSNIITDHVHNSGCVNGYKIIDGKTNSGQDENWDWANFSSSDITYQTVPAGNNYEDLLDWLFS
- the LOC8275924 gene encoding aquaporin TIP1-3; this translates as MPISRIAVGNPGEASQPDALRAALAEFFSMIIFVFAGEGSGMAFNKLTDGGSTTPSGLVAASLSHAFALFVAVSVGANISGGHVNPAVTFGAFIGGHITLLRGILYWIAQLLGSVVACLLLKFSTGGLETSAFALSSGVSSWNAVVFEIVMTFGLVYTVYATAVDPKKGNIGIIAPIAIGFIVGANILAGGAFDGASMNPAVSFGPAVVSWTWTNHWVYWVGPLIGSAIAAIVYDNIFIGYGAHEPLPVNDF